CTTCCCTACGTTGGAATTATCCAAATCAGGTTATGAGAGTCAGACAAAGTCTTCTCAGCTCTAAGAGCACCCCTAGCACATATTCGATTATGTAATTAAGAATAGCACTCAATAGCTGATAATTCAAACTTCTAAATTTAAATGATAAAATAACAAGAGGAAGGGGATTTAAACATGAATGAAATAAACGAACAGCAACTAGCAGCATTACTAGATGAACACGCTGAATTGCATGAAAACATGAGTAACAGTAAAAACGATAATGATAATATAGATGAAACAGAAATAAAAAAAGAAACGATGAATAAAGTGAAAGAAGAACGCATGACATCTGAAGAAATATTAAGAGAAATCGATGAACAGGAATCTCTTGATATGAAGAACGAAATTGCACAGAAAGAAGTGCATATCTTCAAATATGTGATGTACACGATTGAAATCTATAAAGACATCGAACTTACACTAGACAGACTGAAGAATTTAATGGCCCATGAATATGCAGAGATGACAGAAGAAAGTCTGATGCATTACCTTGAAGATTATGAATCAGCAGGATATATAAGACTAGGTGAAACAGAAGCGGGTGTGACAGTATCCAGAACATTTCTCGGGGAATGTGCATTAGCGTTAGTGAAATAAAGAGAATTTCAATCATAATAAACAAACCCCCAGCACATATGTGCTGGGGGTTTGTTTATTGCAATAACAATCTTTCTTCGTCACGCGAATGGATTTCATTCACGATAATGATGCTTCTAAAGAAGTCGAAGATATTCGTAGAGAATCCTTGTTCGATTTGATGTTTTACTTGTGCGATAATTTGACGCATAATGTCATGATCACGTTTAAGTTGTGTCACAGATTCAGCCTTTTCAGGGTTCTGTGCAACGACTTCACTATAAAATCCATGCGCTTCTTCTTCAGCGTCTGCATGACTGATGATGCGTGATTCAAAGAAGTCGACGATAGCTAATACTTCCTGCTTTAACGTTGCTTCATCATAGTCTTTATAGTTCATGATCAAATCATCCGTCATCTGTACAGCAAGTGCTAGTCCAGTGTCATGAATTTGTTTGTGCGCATGTAGTTGCTTTAACGATGGTCCTGTCATATCATCATCTCCAAATCATTTGTTGCCTATAGAATATCATATTTTATTATGAATGACTTCTTTTGTTCTTTCTTGCGCTCGTAATAAAACCGATTGCTAATATAGAAAGTAATACACCCCAGAAGATTAACTGCCATTGTAATGAATGTGGGAAGTCATGCGGTAATACGTGTATTGCGTCATGTGCGAGCACAAGTACAACGAGTTTCACACCAATCCATCCTACAATAGCGAATGCTGCTGCTTCAAGTCCAGGATATTTCTCAAGTAACTTGATGAAGTATGTTGCAGCGAATCGCATTAAGATAACACCTAACATTCCTCCGATAAACATTACCGTAAACTGACCGGCATTAAGTCCGAAGAAGTCTGGTCCGACGTGTGGCAGTGTAACTGCAATTGCGATTGCAGCAAGCATCGAGTCGATCGCAAATGCGATATCAGCAAATTCAACTTTTAATACTGTCATCCAGAAACCGCTACCTTTTGTTTCTTCGCCTTCTTCTTCAGCGATATTCGGTACGTTCGGATCATCTGCATGATCTTTCTTCTTGAAGTAAGTATATAAACTCTTAGCGGACATAAACAGTAAGTATGCTGCCCCGAGTGCTTGAATTTCCCAATACTTTGCGAGTACTGTGATGAAGAATAATGCGATAAATCTGAATACGAATGCGCCGACTAAACCATAGAATAAAGCTTTCTTTCTTTGTTCTTCAGGGAGATGCTTAACCATTACGGCCATGACGATGGCATTATCTGCTGCAAGCAACCCTTCTAATACGACTAATACGACAATTACCCATGCATAAGCTAATAAAATACTTGGATCCATATGTTCACTCCTTAAAATTTTGAATATAAAAAGACCCATGCCAAAAAAGTATTGGCAAAGGTCTCGCTGGATATAGATCCTTATAGTGCCGGAAGTGTAAACTTCGTAATGACGACATTATAATCGGGTTGCCCCTTAGCTACTCCCCTTCGACATAAGTCTTAGGATATTCGATTGATTTGATATAACTATAACACACATTTTTTAAAATTGCTATGGTAATGAAATGGTAATTATTTTTTGCGTTTATATAGATAGATGATGCCTGCAATTATTAGTATTGCCATTACGATGTAAAGCACATTAGAGTACATATCAAAGTAATGCAGTACTTTCTCCCAGTTCTGACCAAGCGCCATACCTAAGTATATGAGAACAGCATTCCAGATAATTGTTCCGACTGTCGTATAGAGTACGAAAGGAATAATAGACATCTGACTGAGTCCTGCTGGTATCGAGATTAAGCTTCTGATAAGGGGAACAAAGCGACATAAGAATACTGCTGTATAACCATATTTATTGAACCATTTGTTTGCCTTATGAATATCTTCGATGTCGAGTCTTAAGATGAAACCATATTTATCGATAATCTTCTCTATTCTTCTGAGCCCTAGAATATGACCTAAATAATAGAGTACGATTGCACCACTAACTGCACCGAGCGTAGAAGCGGTGAGCATGCCGATAAATGAAAGTTTAGGGGACTGATCAACCATAAATCCGCCAAACGTTAATATTACTTCTGATGGAATCGGGGGGAACACATTTTCAAGAAGAATGAGTAAGAACACGCCAAAGTAACCGAACTGTTCCATGACGTTCATAATCCATTGCTGCATAATAGCCTCCATATAATTCTGTATAAAAGTAATATACCCCAAATGTTTAAGTTTATAAAACGAAAACAAATGAGGTATGGCAGCTTATATTGAAGTACTTTGTTGTCTGTAATGACTGAATAAGTAGATTGAGACGCCTATGATAAGTATCAGTTGAGGAATAACTGTTTCAAATGTTGGATAAAACCCGATAGAAGGTATATCCGGCAAATAATTAATCGTCGTATTCTTTATTTTATTCAGCACCTGAAAAGTATGGACACTCACGCCAAGAATTTTAAAAGCCAGGAAGAAAATAAGAATAGACATAATCAAGAATAATTTATGAATCGGAATATATTTTGTAATCGTATTAAATGATAATGCAAATACAATTAATATAATGATAGCGATAATAATCCCTGCAACAAGTTGCACAGTGCTGATCTTTCCAGCAATTCCAGCATAAAATATAATCGTCTCAGCACCTTCACGAAATACAGATAAAAAGCTGAGTAGTGCGAATGTAAAGATACTACCACTAGATATTGCTTCGGAAATATTTTTGTTGATAAACTTATTCCAATTTTGTACGGATGATTTTGAATGTAGCCATACACCAATTATCGCCATAAAGATCACTGCAAATATACCGATGTATGCCTCTAGCAGCTCTCTACCTTCTCCTACGTTTTTAAAGAAGAAGTTAAAGCTAAGAGCAAGGAGGACGCTTAATAATAAGCCTATAATACCGCCCACAATAATCCAGCGTGTAGCTTTTTTCTGTCTTGCTTTTTTCGTTACAGAAATTAGCGCCATAATAATAAGTAAAGCTTCAACACCTTCTCTTAACATTATTAGTGCTGCATCAATAAAATTATAGTTTGTTTTAGAAATCGCTTGTTTTATATCTTTGTTTAAATCAAGTAACTGTTTTTTTATATGCGTTTTATTATCTTGATTCAAGCTGCCTGCAAATTTAGGAATATCAGTTTCTATTTGAGTATACAAGCTAGCATTACTATTTCTGATTTCACCTTCTACATTTGGCCATACACTGATAAATGACGTTAATGATGATTTAGCCTGTTCTAGATTATCGTTGTCGATGGCTTCGACTGCTTTTT
Above is a window of Macrococcoides canis DNA encoding:
- a CDS encoding TerC family protein; amino-acid sequence: MDPSILLAYAWVIVVLVVLEGLLAADNAIVMAVMVKHLPEEQRKKALFYGLVGAFVFRFIALFFITVLAKYWEIQALGAAYLLFMSAKSLYTYFKKKDHADDPNVPNIAEEEGEETKGSGFWMTVLKVEFADIAFAIDSMLAAIAIAVTLPHVGPDFFGLNAGQFTVMFIGGMLGVILMRFAATYFIKLLEKYPGLEAAAFAIVGWIGVKLVVLVLAHDAIHVLPHDFPHSLQWQLIFWGVLLSILAIGFITSARKNKRSHS
- a CDS encoding FTR1 family iron permease; protein product: MKRFLIIFSLLFLTSTAVFAETSLSSLFIGITDMKSSINDNDESKYKQYLQTFEQDYKALNNQDNTTNKSITADIHTLKTNSKKDTRIKTLDHLSHELIHLEKILNPVDKNAKRKKLTNAITPLIEQMQSQIKAQDYDAALNTNKTLNAAWTANEKVVREDDIGRYGQIETELMMIRIALSKEKVDATNASLHLDKLQAELNQYIQGKQAKATKKQDASILSTHIEKAVEAIDNDNLEQAKSSLTSFISVWPNVEGEIRNSNASLYTQIETDIPKFAGSLNQDNKTHIKKQLLDLNKDIKQAISKTNYNFIDAALIMLREGVEALLIIMALISVTKKARQKKATRWIIVGGIIGLLLSVLLALSFNFFFKNVGEGRELLEAYIGIFAVIFMAIIGVWLHSKSSVQNWNKFINKNISEAISSGSIFTFALLSFLSVFREGAETIIFYAGIAGKISTVQLVAGIIIAIIILIVFALSFNTITKYIPIHKLFLIMSILIFFLAFKILGVSVHTFQVLNKIKNTTINYLPDIPSIGFYPTFETVIPQLILIIGVSIYLFSHYRQQSTSI
- a CDS encoding DedA family protein — encoded protein: MQQWIMNVMEQFGYFGVFLLILLENVFPPIPSEVILTFGGFMVDQSPKLSFIGMLTASTLGAVSGAIVLYYLGHILGLRRIEKIIDKYGFILRLDIEDIHKANKWFNKYGYTAVFLCRFVPLIRSLISIPAGLSQMSIIPFVLYTTVGTIIWNAVLIYLGMALGQNWEKVLHYFDMYSNVLYIVMAILIIAGIIYLYKRKK